The Nerophis ophidion isolate RoL-2023_Sa linkage group LG29, RoL_Noph_v1.0, whole genome shotgun sequence genome includes the window tttgagagtgtttttttgcatttaaaataaatatctactaACTGGAACATTTTGTCTTGTTATCATTGTGAATAGATAACTGGACGTTGTATCTGTTGGTATACTCGGGACATTTATTTAGaataaagtgggtgaggaaaaaggtgaaacaaaacaaatcttgcctgagcacgccttcctcttgttagagtaaaaattgttggggcttggtcactagcattcaaactagatgtgactattctgtctatgaacatgaacagggaagcaaacacattctcagtctggatggtttgttacagccgtgatggtatagtggttaatactctgtgttgtggccgcTGCAATCCCAGTTCGACTCCGTGTCATGGCACCATACCCTTTCTTCAAGCTATACTTTTTTgatgatgatttttgaaaaaagaggtatcttgttccctctggtaagtggttgaacaagatgtgaaaccaaccaggtactctggcgaaattaaaaatatctatttgatgtcattacagtattggccttgatgcatcatttaatatgactgatgtgtgctttgtgctgttactttatcaCTCGGTAAAATTGCATTATAAACTCAGTCAGTCGATCAatactttctttcttttatttctttctttagtttattttgaacatgaacatacttacaacataatacatcagacactttaataccatttcacattacatcatgtccgaaaaggagtaggaagaagcaaagcttatttaatcctacacctttcccacttcagagcgtttacaaatatatacattcatttactgacattttttgtagtaaaattacatccgtgaatgagtaatacaacagttttgtaatatgtaattcattaattcagtcattattagtgtactgagatgaaaaatatcgtattttcaataaggttgaagtttttctcataattcctcttctttgtactttataagcactattaattggaacaacctcttaaactggatcatatcaatacaatgtttaactttttacttaatccatccatcttcttccacttaaccgaggtcaggtcgtgggggcagcagcctaagcagggaaacccagacttccctctccccagtcactttgtccagctcttcccgggggaacccaaggcgttcccaggccagccgggagacatagtcttcccaacgtgtcctgggtcttccccgtggcctcctaccggttggacgtgccctaaatcctgaccagatgcccgaaccacctcatctggctcctctccatgtggaggagcagcggctttactttgaggtccccccggatgacagagcttctcaccctatctctaagggagagacccaccacccaggcggaggaaactcatttgtgccgcttgtacccgtgatcttgtcctttcggtcatgacccaaagctcatgaccataggtgaggatgggaatgtagatcgaccggtaaattgagaggtttacctttcggctcagctccttcttcatcgatacagcgtccgcattacgatctgcctgtcgatcccaccatccactcttccctcactcgtgaataagactccgaggtacttgaactcctccacttggggcagggtctcctccccaacccttagatggcactccacccttttccgggcaagaaccatggactcacacttggaggtgctgagtctcatcccagtcgcttcacattcggctgcgaaccgatccagtgagaactgaagatcctggccagatgaagccatcaggaccacatcatctgcaaaaagcaggaacctaatcctgcagtcaccaaacgcgatccccttaacgccttgactgcgcctcgaaattctgtccataaaagttatggactTGAATCCTGGAAGTCAGAATGAAAGTCTGATGTTCTTACGACGGAGCACTTCAGGGTTTCTTCACAACacgtaacaataaataaaaatgaagcaaGATGCTTCTGGCAACAGTTTGCTTGCATATTTGACCCCGTTCTTGGAAATACTGGTAGATTTGATTGACATGTGCTGCTTTCTTGACACAGAGCCAGTTCAAAGCAAtgttctcaaatgtttagcagggttaaggtccagtctctggaacggacattccagaaacctgcctgaaaccctttgaaaacagttttcatgtgtgtttaatattgttgtcttgttGGAAAAGCTGCTTGTGTACAAAGATCAGCCTTTTCACTCTTGATTGGAGGTGAGGCAAAGTCTCATCTGACCTGTAAACTTTTCTCCCAAAACTGCTTTGGGTTCGAGCACTTGGTGGGCTTGAGGTTTGACAGTTTCCACTCtgtcactaaacatccatccatccattttctactgtttatccCTTAAAACTGGACAATTCAAGGCATGCGCCGACTACAGCAATgatgaacaaacaatatgaaagtaggtttgaggttctaggtcacatgactgaagctactgacaattgaaatgttcttagtgagctaatgacaagtactttattgacggtcccttaaagtaaagcacttgtcagcagggactgacagacgtggcatgagttttcaaacagtcagcctggctggatgttgaatgtctgttgaatatccaacttggaactcatttgacctctgtttggcatttggagatcactccagcagcactgagagcagtctgagtcaaactaccttgagataaatgttgcaattgtcaatgccatcaaagaaatggactcaaaaacgctataaaagttatggtagcttgatgctaatatacattggctttgctattgacatgctactgattagcattagcaatttctcatgacgttaacacccaccaaatgagttgattaaaactataactaagatgaatgttagaatcagacagctggtgcataataaatccaatatttacaatattaaaactttttggggcgcaacaaaagacatcATGAatttacactactgccatctagcgtACTGGACTTGCAAATGTAAATAAAGCTACATTTAATGATGATATGACAACTAAAAAGAACAAAGGGTAACGAAAGGACTGCAGTTaataataatcttatttttaaacgttgcaatacaaatttatcacaaacaatcaaaattattaacaggcacaaaagtaccaaaaaatcaTACTGTTGAGGCTTGGTATTGATTTGGAGGTAGTGGAATGTGTTCCGAATCAGTTgaaaagtgaacagtacccatccctaccagcaagtgttgttgtactggaaactaatttacaaacacaacttcatcacacacaatactccactatggaattgttcttatattaaaatgagaaacaaatccatctttgaacagcaatggtttgaaaaaggcatttggtcgctgatgcacttattgactgatagaaaaagtttattatttgaagatttcattaagtacaacctggaacaaaaaaatactcttaacttaaaagtttccattctttctaaggcaaaagacttaatttaagaaaaaaaagacggaattgaccacttaaagtaatattttgaatgttgttttgcaattgaagacaacacttgttcgttctgtgattgGGAAACAAAAAAAGcagtttatttttaaaatgtatgcaaagtcaatcaatcaatcaatcaatgtttatttatatagccccaaatcacaaatgtctcaaaggactgcacaaatcattacgactacaacatcctcggaagaacccacaaaagggcaaggaaaactcacacccagtgggcagggagaattcacatccagtgggacgccagtgacaatgctgactatgagaaaccttggagaggacctcagatgtgggcaacccccccccctctaggggaccgaaagcaatggatgtcgagcgggtctaacatgatactgtgaaagttcaatccatagtggctccaacacagccgcgagagttcagttcaagcggatccaagacagcagcgagagtcccgtccacaggaaaccatctcaagcggatcagcagcgtagagatgtccccaaccgatacaggcgagcggtccatcctgggtctcgactctggacagccagtacttcatccatggtcatcggaccggaccccctccacaagggagggggggacataggagaaagaaaagaagcggcagatcaactggtctaaaaaggaggtgtatttaaaggctagagtatacagatgagttttaaggtgagacttaaatgcttctactgaggtggcatctcgaactgttaccgggagggcattccagagtactggagcccgaacggaaaatgctctatagcccgcagactttttttgggctctaggaatcactaataagccggagtcttttgaacgcagatttcttgccgggacatatggtacaatacaatcggcaagataggctggagctagaccgtgtagtattttatacgtaagtagtaaaaccttaaagtcacatcttaagtgcacaggaagccagtgcaggtgagccagtacaggtatatatgtatgtatatatgtatataaaggtatatacagtataggtatatatgtatgtatatatgtatataaaggtatatacagtataggtatatatgtatgtatatacagtatgtatataaaggtatatacagtataggtatatatgtatgtatatatgtatataaaggtatacacagtacaggcgtaatatgatcaaactttcttgttcttgtcaaaagtctagcagccgcattttgtaccaactgtaatcttttaatgctagacatggggagacccgaaaataatacgttacagtagtcgagacgagacgtaacaaacgcatggataatgatctcggcgtctttagtggacaaaatggagcgaattttagcgatattacggagatgaaagaaggccgttttagtaacgcttttaatgtgtgactcaaaggagagagttgggtcgaagataatacccagattttttacagagtcaccttgttttattatttggttgtcaaatgttaaagttgtattattaaatagaggtcggtgtctagcaggaccaataatcagcatttccgtttttttggcattaagttgcaaaaagttagcggacatccattgtttaatttcattaagacacgcctccagctgactacaatccggcgtgttggtcagctttaggggcatgtagagttgggtgtcatcagcataacagtgaaagctaataccgtatttgcgtatgacgtcacccagcggcagcatgtagatgctgaagagtacagggccaaggaccgaaccctggggaactccacacgttaccttaacgtagtccgaggtcacattgttatgggagacacactgcatcctatcagtaagataagagttaaaccaagacagggctgagtctgacataccaattcgtgttttgatacgctctaataaaatattatgatcgacggtatcgaaagcagcgctaagatcgaggagcagcaacatagatgacgcatcagagtccatcgttagcaatagatcattagtcaattttgcgagggctgtctcagtcgagtgatttgccctgaaaccggattgaaaggtttcacatagattgttaaacgctaagtgttcatttagctgctctgcaacaattttttctaggattttcgaaataaagggaaggtgagacaccggtcggtagtttaccatgaggtcaggatcgaggttaggtcttttaaggagaggatgaataaccgcttttttgaatgcaatggtaacagtgcccgaggaaagtgataagtttataatatttagcactgatggacctaatagtacaaaaagctccttgataagtttcccaggaagtgggtcaagtaaacatgttgtttgtttaaagtaaatctctgtgggatgatgtacaatattggcttttgtctgacactccaaactttgactgatattgatgttgatTGGGGGatgttataaaagaaaaaaataacattaaaaaaaggtttaaaacacaatatatataacacatccacaaatgtaaatttgtaaaaacaaaaccatcctttcccaaaaaaattaaataaaaaatctgccattttctctcacttttatactgcataaaggtctggggacatacatataaaacaatcacaacacaatcatcataatacagagtaatgacgataatgaataaaaatgattatagagacccaacaaatggtttaaaaagacacattttaaaattgtataaaagacaactgttcaaatgatgtataaagtaaataataatatgcttcctgaagtggtccagaagatgtttcagatgtgaaccagtacatatgtatatcatataaaggtgctaatctatgggattattaacaattacaaatacaaatatgtcacacttcaatatttcaaactatccaatctataaatgtaaagatcatattaaacagattgttagacaaacaacaatgtcacacatgttatatgtgctgatgttgttagaaagtcaaaatgaaagtctggacagtttatttcaaatcctgcagtttcatttgctgctgctgttctcaccagcacacttgtgtttcttacactgctacttagaagacaatctttcaccacacacaccacaactcaacactttctctcctgggtgtcttctcatgtgtgttaCAAGCTTTGATTGttgacaaaagcttctgttgcagattgaacaggaatgtgaattttcaccagtgtgtgttctcttgtgtactttcaaacaccagttttctgtaaaacctttaccacagattgaacaggaaaaaggtttttcaccagtgtgtcttctcacgTGCACTTTCAAATgatgactttctgtaaaacctttaccacagattgaacaggaaaacggtttttcaccagtgtgtgttctcatgtgtactttcaaccaTCGACTTtctgtaaaatctttaccacagattgaacagacaaaagatttttcaccagtgtgtgttctcatgtgtacttttaaaaggggactttgtacaaaacctttaccacattctgagcaagaaaaaggtttttcaccagtgtgtgttctcatgtgtactttcaaatgtttactttgaacaaaatctttaccacattctgagcaagaaaaaggtttttcaccagtgtgtgttctcatgtgtactttcaaactcggactttgtgtaaaacctttaccacaggttgaacagataaaaggtttttcaccagtgtgtcttctcatgtgtactttcaaattgattCTTTGTACAAAACatgtaccacagattgaacagacataaggtttttcaccggtgtgtgttctcatgtgtactttcaaattgtgactttctacaaaacctttgccacatattgaacagataaaaggtttttctccggtgtgtcttctcatgtgtgttttcagaagactatggtatttaaaggttttgtgacagtgagaagatgtgaagtgagtgttgtcagtgtgacatgtcttatcatctttagagtcttcatcatcagtgtcaggagagtgtgacgttgtgtcctcactatctgatagtggagctaagagcttgtctgcttgtgatcctccacagtggtctccatcagcttctgttgtcatgtgttgtgttgagctgctgcttggaggctccccccctcccctctcctcactttcacctttcacctcatcatcttcactcttcacagggacaccagtcactgggaactcctccaaccatttaggctgactgatgccctcttcctcctcttcctctttaatgtgcggcggctcttggtcctcctcttcctctttaaagtagggggtCTGTGGGTCcatctcttcctttttaatgtgaggggtcagcaggttctcttgctccttaaagtgaggggtcagtgggtcctcctcttcatttttgatgtgtaagatcagtgggtcctccgcttgccctttaatgtgaagggtcagtttaacactaTGGGTCTGTGGCTCCTCTActccctctttgatgtgttgggaatgtggtacctttTCTTCCTCGTGTATGTTGGAGGACTGTGGTTCCACCTCCTGCTCACCAGGAAGATGTTCTTCATcgaggtctgcgggacaggagaaaacaaacattttttagaaaagtccagctttgctcagtcacatgagacattgtcctgcaccaacatatgatctcacaatctcatcagtttcccctcacagcagtcagggtacttccagctgacacatgaagaagaccttcaggggaatgtcttcccaggccaacatccaatccaccttattcatataaaaacatcctaaaagtcattcctgcaatccttaatggtagacgccatacgtgaaagtgtgctgttctccctctgaataagtcatacacacacaggaaataatgtaccacatgccagcctccacacagtagtactagtgatgagctccccctgctggtggacaataagtaCAGTGATTTTcctattcatctttagagacatgtctgttataaaagaagcatgagcacagtcaacatgttggccaagaaagatgacatctgttttactttcatttagatagtgtcaccacagttaaactgggaagaagtaatcagattactgactacaccttcaaaagataacgtgtttactttattaataatagtaataatggattatattaatttagtgcgtttccagacactcaaattgcgttagagtgagaactgagaaggcatcattcatgcagtccacacattatCAAAATCAGTATCAGacagaccgtatttccttgaattgccgccgggtatatagtatgcacctgcctagaattactgccgggtcaaactcgtttcgcaaaataattagcgcatgcttagcattaccgccggcccAGGATTAAGGCCGGgtaaacttgtttcgcaaaatattttttttattagcgcgtgtctttccgccgggtcaaactcgtcacgtcacgagtgacacttcacctgtcatcattttcaaaatggaggaggctgatttcaataatttgaaatcgcataaagggtagAAGATTTAGAGCTATTCAGTACGATTTTAAGTCTAagctatgctaaaaagaacaataagcagctatgttttattaatataccgtagctgcgtgtgtcaaatatgagtcattaaatgactcccgcctcctggtggtagagggcgctagtaattcttcttgcgacaactcggctgcagaagaagtgacaacaagcagcaagagtgagcagcgtgtgtttattttttcctctcgcttgcacttttaacatggaggattacatatctaaaataaaacagttttctaaactggactttcaataaaagcaggaggtaataaaggaagatctccatcgagacagagaaacttttaaaactgaagaaagatagggaagacttctataaacaagttatcgatgcttttgatcagaaggagctgcgcagggacttcatttaaaagtaaaggtaagaccataataatgttttttgtattaaatgtgcttttcatgatggtatctttacatcacactcaattttttaagcacaggcctaaatttaccgcttgcctttggtaagtgtcgaagtgtgaagaggttttaaaatattagcgcatgcttgcctttaccgcatgtctttggtaaactccggagtgagaagaggttttaaattaattagcaccccggcggcaattcaaggaaatacggtactttattaatccccaaggggaagttaaaattttcagcaatatggtaagctacatttaataacaataataataataataataataactagatgagatgaggcaattgttcaaggaattgtgtgtgaatgctccaatgctgaaattgaactgaaatgttgacagaatgtagtatgaatgtaagaatagtttgaatgttggaatggtttaaatgttgaagagtttgaatttcaagGAAAACCGGAatgtggtttggaac containing:
- the LOC133546185 gene encoding gastrula zinc finger protein XlCGF57.1-like, giving the protein MYERRIAKYEEELCPTKEEKERQHQLLDAVFKKHQVVLHRTDLDEEHLPGEQEVEPQSSNIHEEEKVPHSQHIKEGVEEPQTHSVKLTLHIKGQAEDPLILHIKNEEEDPLTPHFKEQENLLTPHIKKEEMDPQTPYFKEEEEDQEPPHIKEEEEEEGISQPKWLEEFPVTGVPVKSEDDEVKGESEERGGGEPPSSSSTQHMTTEADGDHCGGSQADKLLAPLSDSEDTTSHSPDTDDEDSKDDKTCHTDNTHFTSSHCHKTFKYHSLLKTHMRRHTGEKPFICSICGKGFVESHNLKVHMRTHTGEKPYVCSICGTCFVQRINLKVHMRRHTGEKPFICSTCGKGFTQSPSLKVHMRTHTGEKPFSCSECGKDFVQSKHLKVHMRTHTGEKPFSCSECGKGFVQSPLLKVHMRTHTGEKSFVCSICGKDFTESRWLKVHMRTHTGEKPFSCSICGKGFTESHHLKVHVRRHTGEKPFSCSICGKGFTENWCLKVHKRTHTGENSHSCSICNRSFCQQSKLVTHMRRHPGEKVLSCGVCGERLSSK